The Marinitoga hydrogenitolerans DSM 16785 genome has a segment encoding these proteins:
- the mce gene encoding methylmalonyl-CoA epimerase, whose product MTMKKIDHIGIVVKSIENALNLYKNLLELEITGEEILEDRGLKVAFIKVGDTRIELLEPLHENSEISGFLAKKGEGMHHIAYTVKNVSEMITKAKEFGLKPLSDEPKDGAHNTKVVFLHPKTTNGVLVELVEHK is encoded by the coding sequence ATAACAATGAAAAAAATTGACCATATTGGAATTGTTGTAAAATCAATTGAAAATGCCTTAAATTTATATAAAAATTTGTTGGAATTAGAAATAACTGGAGAAGAAATACTTGAAGATAGAGGCTTAAAAGTTGCATTTATAAAAGTTGGAGATACGAGAATAGAATTACTCGAACCTTTACATGAAAATTCTGAAATTTCAGGTTTTTTAGCAAAAAAAGGTGAAGGTATGCATCATATTGCTTATACTGTAAAAAACGTATCAGAAATGATAACAAAAGCAAAGGAATTTGGGCTTAAACCTTTAAGTGACGAACCTAAAGATGGAGCACATAATACAAAAGTTGTGTTTTTACATCCAAAAACAACTAACGGCGTACTTGTTGAATTAGTTGAACATAAATAA
- a CDS encoding OadG family protein, with protein MSNVLSITFVGIVIVFAVLSILSIFFILFKFISPSNEKKVKREINIPHSNPKPINNFKVINGIEETNENEEVISAIMGAVSVYMNGKQFKIKNIKPAPINKNKKLSMWGMLPSTTIWRAKRLGGRK; from the coding sequence ATGAGTAATGTATTATCTATTACATTTGTAGGAATTGTTATTGTTTTCGCTGTTTTATCTATTTTAAGTATATTTTTTATACTTTTTAAATTTATTTCTCCATCAAATGAGAAAAAAGTAAAAAGAGAAATTAATATACCTCATTCTAACCCAAAGCCTATTAATAACTTTAAAGTAATTAATGGAATTGAGGAAACTAATGAAAACGAAGAGGTTATTTCAGCTATTATGGGAGCTGTTAGTGTATATATGAATGGGAAGCAGTTTAAAATAAAAAATATAAAACCTGCTCCTATTAATAAAAATAAAAAACTAAGTATGTGGGGAATGTTGCCATCCACCACTATTTGGAGAGCAAAGAGATTAGGAGGGAGAAAATGA
- a CDS encoding M20/M25/M40 family metallo-hydrolase gives MKSVDLLRSLSDAIGVSMYENEVKEKIRELSKQISKEIEIFDVGKGSLGIKYGNGKKKIGLFAHIDEIGIVISKIVDEQFAMIHTIGGVDPRTLIAKRVKFLTKNGYKLGIVGMLAPHLQKQEHRNFAPDFDNLYVDFSIDGGTKGIEVGDIGVVDVKSEELNGKVTGKAIDDRAGCAVLLKTLEFLNKFRLEDKSIYFLFNQGEEIGLKGAKRTSYEIDPEVGIVVDVTFGSDTPSHFEKIELGKGPAIALGPTMNNEETEKIIDIAKKYNIKYQLEPLPIRSGTEADIVQIVKEGIKTIGISIPILNMHSSVEVVDPSDIDAAAMLIAQFIADYGEEGERNE, from the coding sequence ATGAAAAGTGTTGATTTACTAAGAAGTTTGAGTGATGCTATAGGTGTTTCAATGTATGAAAATGAGGTTAAGGAAAAAATAAGAGAATTATCAAAACAAATATCTAAAGAAATAGAGATTTTTGATGTAGGTAAAGGATCTTTGGGAATAAAATATGGAAATGGAAAGAAAAAAATAGGGTTATTTGCTCATATAGATGAGATAGGTATAGTTATTTCTAAAATTGTTGATGAACAATTTGCTATGATTCATACAATAGGGGGAGTGGATCCAAGAACATTAATTGCAAAAAGAGTTAAATTTCTTACAAAAAACGGATATAAATTAGGTATAGTTGGGATGCTTGCTCCTCATTTACAAAAGCAAGAACATAGAAATTTTGCACCAGATTTTGATAATCTATATGTTGATTTTTCTATAGATGGTGGAACAAAGGGTATTGAAGTTGGCGATATTGGTGTTGTAGATGTAAAATCCGAAGAACTAAATGGAAAGGTTACAGGTAAAGCTATAGACGATAGAGCAGGTTGTGCAGTGTTGTTGAAAACACTTGAATTTCTAAATAAATTTAGATTGGAAGATAAAAGTATTTATTTTCTCTTTAATCAGGGTGAAGAAATAGGGTTAAAAGGTGCGAAAAGAACAAGTTATGAAATAGATCCTGAAGTTGGAATTGTTGTAGATGTAACTTTTGGAAGTGATACACCATCTCATTTTGAAAAAATTGAACTTGGAAAAGGGCCTGCAATTGCTTTAGGACCAACAATGAATAATGAAGAGACTGAAAAAATTATAGATATTGCGAAAAAATATAATATTAAATATCAGCTTGAACCATTACCAATAAGAAGTGGTACAGAAGCAGATATTGTACAGATTGTAAAAGAAGGAATTAAAACTATTGGAATTTCTATTCCAATTCTAAACATGCATTCCTCTGTAGAAGTTGTTGATCCTTCCGATATAGATGCTGCGGCAATGCTAATAGCTCAATTTATAGCTGATTATGGAGAAGAAGGTGAGAGAAATGAATAA
- the meaB gene encoding methylmalonyl Co-A mutase-associated GTPase MeaB, translating to MQFQKKLDHIIEKFKNGEKYALAQIISLVENNINYAWDIIEQLPKPKKETQIIGITGSPGAGKSTTLSKMVNEWSKKNLKIGILAVDPSSPFSGGAFLGDRIRMRNLSGKSNIYIRSVASRGSVGGLCDSIYDIVDVMKSFGFDKIIIETVGAGQSEIEVIFVADTILLILSPNTGDEIQMFKAGIMEIADAYVVNKIDLPEADKFILQLKNTLSLESETKSKVILPISAIRNDGIKETINWIDNHFNEIKNNGEYDFRMQRRMKRRVRSSIIRNIDSIIESSNFDFNNMPDLKAKIMKYICEVNNNEKN from the coding sequence TTGCAATTTCAAAAGAAGCTTGATCATATTATAGAAAAATTTAAAAATGGCGAAAAATATGCTCTAGCTCAAATAATATCATTAGTTGAAAACAATATTAATTATGCTTGGGATATAATAGAACAGCTCCCGAAACCAAAAAAAGAAACTCAAATAATCGGCATTACTGGAAGCCCTGGTGCTGGAAAAAGTACAACATTATCAAAAATGGTAAATGAGTGGAGTAAAAAAAATCTTAAAATTGGCATTTTAGCTGTAGATCCTTCAAGTCCTTTTTCTGGTGGCGCTTTTCTTGGGGATAGAATTAGAATGAGAAACTTATCCGGAAAAAGTAATATATATATAAGAAGTGTCGCATCAAGAGGAAGTGTTGGAGGATTGTGTGATTCAATATATGATATTGTAGATGTAATGAAATCTTTTGGTTTTGACAAAATCATTATCGAAACAGTTGGTGCCGGTCAATCAGAAATTGAAGTAATTTTTGTTGCCGATACTATATTGTTAATTTTATCTCCAAATACTGGCGATGAAATACAAATGTTCAAAGCTGGTATAATGGAAATAGCAGATGCTTATGTTGTAAATAAAATAGATTTACCAGAAGCTGATAAATTCATTCTCCAACTAAAAAATACATTATCTTTAGAAAGTGAAACTAAATCAAAAGTAATACTTCCAATAAGCGCCATAAGAAATGATGGCATAAAAGAGACAATTAATTGGATTGATAACCATTTTAATGAAATAAAAAATAATGGAGAATATGATTTTAGAATGCAAAGAAGAATGAAAAGAAGAGTGAGAAGTTCGATTATAAGAAATATTGATAGTATAATTGAATCATCAAATTTTGATTTTAATAATATGCCTGATTTAAAAGCAAAAATCATGAAATACATATGCGAGGTGAATAACAATGAAAAAAATTGA
- a CDS encoding acyl-CoA carboxylase subunit beta, whose protein sequence is MDEKFQEIYEEFLKRKEKLVEGGGAEKIEKQHKLGKLSARERIELLLDEGSFVETDLFVKHRSTNFGLDKKVFPYDGVITGIGTINGKKVAVYSQDFTVQGGSLGEMHAKKIMKIQDMAMKYGIPLIGINDSGGARIQEGVDSLYGYGGIFYRNTIASGVIPQITIIAGPCAGGAVYSPAITDFIIMVDQTSQMFITGPQVIKAVTGEDVDKNQLGGAMAHNSKSGVAHFVANSDEDAMNIAKKILSYIPSNNLETPEDIDFDNNFDLSDEIYNIVSPNPKKSYDIREILNLVLDKDSFFEVHKYYAQNIVVGFGRLGGKSVGIIANQPKYLAGALDINSSDKAARFIRFCDAFNIPIITFVDTPGFLPGVNQEHGGIIRHGAKLLYSYSEATVPKLTIILRKAYGGAYIAMSSQHIGSDFVFAWPTAEIAVMGSEGAANIIFRKEIKNSENQEKTRMEKIEEYKKEFANPYVAAGRGYIEDVIDPKDTRKILIQSLFIAESKAEPRPTKKHGNIPL, encoded by the coding sequence ATGGACGAAAAATTTCAAGAGATTTACGAAGAATTTTTAAAAAGAAAAGAAAAGCTCGTTGAAGGTGGAGGAGCAGAAAAAATTGAAAAACAACACAAACTTGGAAAATTAAGCGCCAGAGAAAGAATTGAGTTGCTATTGGATGAAGGTTCATTTGTTGAAACTGATCTATTTGTAAAACATAGAAGTACCAACTTTGGTCTTGATAAAAAAGTATTCCCATATGATGGAGTTATTACTGGCATAGGAACTATCAATGGAAAAAAAGTCGCTGTATATTCTCAAGATTTTACAGTTCAGGGTGGATCATTAGGTGAAATGCATGCAAAAAAAATTATGAAGATTCAGGATATGGCTATGAAATATGGTATCCCATTAATTGGAATTAATGATTCTGGTGGTGCAAGAATACAGGAAGGTGTTGACTCATTATATGGTTATGGTGGAATATTTTACAGGAACACTATTGCATCTGGAGTTATTCCACAAATCACAATAATTGCTGGTCCTTGTGCAGGAGGTGCTGTATATTCACCAGCCATTACTGACTTCATAATTATGGTCGATCAAACATCACAGATGTTCATAACTGGCCCACAGGTAATTAAAGCAGTTACCGGTGAAGATGTGGACAAAAATCAACTTGGTGGTGCAATGGCACATAATTCCAAAAGTGGTGTTGCTCATTTTGTTGCAAACTCAGATGAAGATGCTATGAATATTGCAAAAAAAATACTTTCATACATACCTTCCAATAATTTAGAAACACCTGAAGATATTGATTTTGATAATAATTTTGATTTATCTGATGAAATATATAATATAGTATCTCCTAATCCTAAAAAGAGCTATGACATTAGAGAAATTTTAAATTTAGTTTTAGACAAAGATTCTTTTTTTGAAGTACATAAATATTATGCTCAAAATATCGTTGTTGGATTTGGAAGACTTGGCGGAAAAAGTGTTGGAATAATTGCAAATCAACCAAAATACTTAGCTGGTGCATTAGACATTAACTCATCAGATAAAGCTGCAAGATTTATTAGATTTTGTGATGCTTTTAATATTCCTATTATAACATTTGTTGATACTCCCGGATTCTTGCCAGGTGTAAATCAAGAACATGGTGGAATTATTAGACATGGGGCTAAATTATTATATTCTTACAGTGAAGCTACTGTACCAAAATTAACTATAATTTTAAGAAAGGCTTATGGCGGAGCTTACATTGCAATGTCTTCACAACATATAGGATCAGATTTTGTATTTGCATGGCCTACTGCAGAAATTGCTGTTATGGGGTCAGAAGGTGCTGCTAATATTATTTTCAGAAAAGAAATTAAAAATTCTGAAAATCAAGAAAAAACAAGAATGGAAAAAATTGAGGAATATAAAAAAGAATTTGCTAATCCATATGTTGCTGCAGGTAGAGGTTATATTGAAGATGTTATTGACCCTAAAGATACAAGAAAAATATTAATACAATCTTTGTTTATCGCTGAATCTAAGGCAGAACCAAGGCCAACTAAAAAACACGGAAATATTCCATTATAA
- a CDS encoding acyl-CoA mutase large subunit family protein, producing MFNDKILNEISEKKQEWEEKKLKKTLEKFPERKKIFKTTYNEELKRLYTPEDIKNINYLEDIGFPGEYPYTRGVQPTMYRGRFWTMRQYAGFATAEESNKRYKYLLEQGQTGLSVAFDLPTQIGYDSDHSMSEGEVGKVGVAIDSLKDMEILFNGIPLDKVSVSMTINSTASILLSMLIAVAEKQGVSQEKLRGTIQNDILKEYIARGTYVFPPEPSMKIIVDIFEYGSKNLPKFNLISISGYHIREAGANAVQEVAFTLADGLAYVEAAIKAGLDPNVFGKNLSFFFNAHNNFIEEIAKFRAARRLWAKLMKNKFNVTNSNALRLKFHTQTAGSTLTAQQPLNNIIRVTLQALSAVLGGTQSLHTNSYDEALGLPTELSATIALRTQQIIAYESGVTETIDPFAGSYVIEALTKDIEEKSLKYIEKIEKMGGMVKAIEDGYIQKEILNSAYESQLAIENNEQIIVGLNKFTVEEEQKSGSILKVDPEVEERQKEKLRKLRKDRNNDLVKKNLLKLKNAAENKENVMPYILDAVKSYATLGEITDVLRDVFGEYHEAVIL from the coding sequence ATGTTTAATGATAAAATTTTAAATGAGATATCAGAAAAAAAACAGGAGTGGGAAGAAAAGAAATTAAAAAAAACATTAGAAAAATTCCCCGAAAGAAAAAAAATATTTAAAACTACATATAATGAAGAATTAAAAAGACTTTATACACCAGAAGATATTAAAAATATTAATTATTTAGAAGATATTGGTTTCCCAGGAGAATACCCATACACAAGAGGCGTTCAACCAACAATGTACAGAGGAAGATTTTGGACAATGAGGCAGTATGCTGGATTTGCTACAGCTGAAGAATCTAATAAAAGATATAAATACTTATTAGAGCAAGGTCAAACTGGGCTTTCAGTTGCTTTTGACTTACCAACACAAATAGGTTATGATTCAGATCATTCTATGTCAGAAGGCGAAGTCGGTAAGGTTGGAGTTGCTATTGATTCATTAAAAGATATGGAGATACTATTTAATGGAATTCCACTTGATAAAGTTAGCGTTTCCATGACAATAAACTCAACTGCTTCAATTTTATTATCAATGTTAATAGCGGTAGCTGAAAAACAAGGTGTTTCACAGGAAAAACTAAGAGGAACAATACAAAATGATATTTTAAAAGAATATATCGCAAGAGGAACCTATGTTTTCCCCCCAGAACCTTCAATGAAAATAATTGTTGACATTTTTGAATATGGTTCAAAAAATTTACCTAAATTTAATTTAATTAGTATAAGCGGTTATCATATAAGAGAAGCTGGTGCAAATGCTGTTCAAGAGGTCGCTTTTACACTCGCTGATGGCTTGGCATATGTTGAAGCAGCCATAAAAGCTGGATTAGATCCAAATGTATTTGGTAAAAACCTCTCTTTCTTTTTCAATGCTCACAACAATTTTATTGAAGAAATTGCTAAATTCAGGGCAGCAAGAAGATTGTGGGCTAAGCTAATGAAAAATAAATTTAATGTCACAAATTCTAACGCATTAAGATTAAAGTTCCATACCCAAACTGCTGGTTCTACACTAACAGCTCAACAACCATTAAATAATATTATTCGTGTAACTTTACAAGCATTATCTGCTGTTCTAGGCGGAACACAATCATTGCATACCAATTCATATGATGAAGCATTGGGCTTACCTACAGAATTATCTGCTACTATTGCATTGCGAACACAACAAATTATTGCATATGAATCAGGAGTTACAGAAACTATAGATCCTTTCGCAGGCTCTTATGTAATAGAAGCCTTAACAAAAGATATTGAAGAAAAATCCTTAAAATATATTGAAAAAATTGAAAAAATGGGCGGTATGGTAAAAGCTATCGAAGATGGATATATACAAAAAGAAATATTAAATTCAGCATATGAATCTCAATTAGCTATAGAAAACAACGAACAAATTATTGTAGGATTAAATAAATTTACTGTTGAAGAAGAGCAAAAAAGTGGTTCAATATTAAAAGTTGACCCTGAAGTCGAAGAAAGACAAAAAGAAAAATTAAGAAAATTAAGAAAAGACAGAAATAATGATTTGGTAAAGAAAAATCTTTTAAAATTAAAAAATGCTGCTGAAAATAAAGAAAATGTTATGCCATACATTTTAGACGCTGTAAAATCATATGCTACTTTAGGTGAAATAACTGATGTTTTAAGGGATGTCTTCGGCGAATACCATGAAGCTGTGATATTATAA
- a CDS encoding cobalamin B12-binding domain-containing protein, whose translation MEKIRVLVGKPGLDGHDRGAKVVARALRDAGMEVIYTGIRQTPEDIVNTALEEDVNIIGLSILSGAHMKLCEKILILLKDKEADIPVFLGGIIPEEDIPKLKKMGIKEVFGPGTPLEKIISKVKEIAISKEA comes from the coding sequence ATGGAAAAAATCAGGGTATTGGTTGGAAAACCCGGTTTAGATGGTCACGATAGAGGAGCAAAAGTTGTAGCAAGAGCTTTAAGAGATGCTGGAATGGAAGTTATATATACAGGAATAAGGCAAACTCCAGAAGATATCGTAAATACAGCTTTAGAAGAAGATGTTAATATCATTGGTTTATCTATATTATCTGGTGCTCATATGAAATTATGTGAAAAAATATTAATATTATTAAAAGACAAAGAGGCTGATATCCCTGTCTTCCTAGGTGGTATTATCCCAGAAGAAGATATTCCAAAATTGAAAAAAATGGGAATAAAAGAAGTTTTCGGACCTGGAACTCCTTTAGAAAAAATAATTAGCAAGGTGAAAGAAATTGCAATTTCAAAAGAAGCTTGA
- a CDS encoding M42 family metallopeptidase, which produces MKELIKKLTDVKSPSGREKEIRDIIIDEIKDYVDEYKVDRLGNLIAIKKGENEKTILFDAHMDEIGLVVTHITEDGFLRVEPVGGVNPRVLIGAKVHFNGYVGVVGFEGETMEEYSKNMNNINFDILFVDIGASSKTEAEEKAPIGTFGTYYSEFNDLGDKVIAKALDDRIGCVVMIEALKKMKKPKNNIIFAFTVQEEVGLIGASVAAYNYDIDMAIALDVTAAADTPKAFKRMSMKLNEGPCIKIKDGYTVSDKFVVDILKEVAHENNIKYQMEVLLFGGTNAGGYQTTKAGIPSGTISIPTRYIHTPHEMISMFDVEETVKFIVSLANK; this is translated from the coding sequence ATGAAAGAGTTAATAAAGAAATTAACAGATGTGAAATCTCCAAGCGGTAGAGAAAAAGAAATAAGAGATATTATTATAGATGAAATAAAAGATTATGTGGATGAATATAAGGTTGATAGATTGGGCAATTTAATAGCTATAAAAAAAGGAGAAAACGAAAAAACTATTTTATTTGATGCACATATGGACGAAATAGGTTTAGTTGTTACACATATTACTGAAGATGGTTTTTTAAGGGTAGAACCTGTTGGTGGAGTTAATCCAAGGGTTTTAATTGGAGCAAAGGTGCATTTTAATGGTTATGTTGGTGTTGTTGGGTTTGAAGGAGAAACAATGGAAGAATATTCGAAAAATATGAATAATATTAATTTCGATATATTATTTGTAGATATTGGAGCATCTTCTAAAACAGAAGCCGAAGAAAAAGCGCCGATTGGAACATTTGGAACATACTACTCAGAATTTAATGATTTGGGAGATAAAGTAATAGCAAAAGCGCTTGATGATAGAATTGGCTGTGTTGTTATGATTGAAGCTTTGAAAAAGATGAAAAAACCAAAGAATAATATCATTTTTGCATTCACAGTTCAAGAAGAGGTTGGTTTAATAGGAGCTTCTGTAGCAGCATATAATTATGATATAGATATGGCCATAGCACTTGACGTTACAGCAGCAGCAGATACACCTAAAGCATTTAAAAGAATGTCTATGAAATTAAATGAAGGTCCATGTATAAAAATCAAAGATGGATATACAGTAAGTGATAAATTTGTTGTTGATATATTAAAGGAAGTTGCACATGAGAATAATATAAAATATCAAATGGAAGTATTGCTATTTGGCGGGACAAATGCTGGAGGATATCAAACAACAAAAGCGGGTATTCCTTCAGGTACAATATCTATTCCAACAAGATATATTCACACACCACATGAAATGATTTCAATGTTTGATGTTGAAGAAACAGTTAAATTTATAGTATCTTTAGCTAATAAATAA
- a CDS encoding septum site-determining protein MinC has product MASEKEIVYPKFIDGDIIFFLEQGVTQKQLLEELSENLDKLSNFFSEGDGFYVLVKTPEMYSIVSKIGKLAKEKHLQLSGVYFEDLPEMKKKKREFRLSGTNIYKKHVRSGQILDNPGDIIIFGNVNQGAEIRAGGSVIVFGKIKGTVRVGMTQHKNTFIVASEMESPLVEICGIVLNNYAWPSGPVSIHYDNDQINVEPIEL; this is encoded by the coding sequence ATGGCTTCTGAAAAGGAAATAGTATATCCCAAATTTATTGATGGTGACATTATTTTTTTTCTGGAACAGGGTGTTACACAAAAGCAACTTTTAGAAGAACTTTCTGAAAATCTGGATAAATTGAGTAACTTTTTTTCGGAAGGTGATGGGTTTTATGTCTTGGTAAAAACTCCAGAAATGTATTCTATTGTGTCTAAAATTGGGAAATTAGCAAAAGAAAAGCATTTGCAATTATCAGGTGTATATTTTGAAGATCTTCCAGAAATGAAAAAGAAAAAACGAGAATTTAGATTAAGTGGAACTAATATTTATAAAAAACATGTAAGATCTGGGCAGATTTTGGATAATCCAGGAGATATAATTATTTTTGGAAATGTAAATCAGGGAGCTGAAATCAGAGCAGGAGGTAGTGTAATAGTTTTTGGTAAGATAAAGGGAACTGTTAGAGTTGGAATGACTCAGCATAAAAATACATTTATCGTAGCTTCTGAAATGGAATCTCCTCTTGTTGAAATATGTGGTATAGTATTAAACAATTATGCTTGGCCATCAGGCCCTGTTTCTATACATTATGATAATGATCAAATAAATGTTGAGCCTATAGAATTATAA
- a CDS encoding M42 family metallopeptidase: MNNLLKYLSDLTELPGISGKEDKVREYILEKIKDKVDEYHVDVMGNLITKVKGKDSSKKIMLLAHMDEVGFMVTKINDDGTFHISPVGGGDPRVVFSQRLMVNGQLLSVVQIKPIHLLSANERKSKPDYNNFKIYTGLDKNEIKKKVKIGDMVTFDTKFYMNENRAISKAFDDRAGCSWMMNLIDTIAEGEKPKYDTYFAFVVQEEVGLRGSGVAAHYINPDVALVLEGTTAGDYPLLDKDKWATHLGDGPATFFMHSGVVLSKDIFDRIVDTAKANDIKLQFKMRTAGGTDARRLAITLDGIPSGILAVPSRYIHSPNTIIDINDYINGYKLLELLVLEGRILK; this comes from the coding sequence ATGAATAATCTTTTAAAATATTTATCAGATTTAACGGAATTACCAGGTATTTCTGGTAAAGAGGATAAAGTTAGAGAATATATATTAGAAAAAATTAAAGATAAAGTAGATGAGTATCACGTTGATGTGATGGGAAATTTAATAACAAAAGTAAAGGGTAAAGATTCATCAAAGAAGATTATGTTACTAGCTCATATGGATGAAGTTGGGTTTATGGTAACAAAGATAAATGATGATGGAACATTTCATATTTCACCTGTTGGAGGCGGAGATCCAAGGGTTGTATTTTCTCAAAGATTAATGGTAAATGGGCAATTGCTCTCTGTTGTTCAGATAAAACCTATACATTTATTAAGTGCAAATGAAAGAAAATCTAAACCTGATTATAATAATTTTAAAATATACACGGGATTAGATAAAAATGAAATTAAGAAAAAGGTAAAAATTGGTGATATGGTAACCTTTGATACAAAGTTTTATATGAATGAAAATAGAGCAATATCAAAGGCTTTTGATGATAGAGCAGGATGTTCATGGATGATGAATTTAATAGATACGATAGCTGAAGGAGAAAAACCAAAATATGATACATATTTTGCTTTTGTTGTTCAAGAAGAAGTTGGATTGAGAGGAAGCGGGGTTGCTGCTCATTACATAAATCCAGATGTTGCTCTTGTTTTAGAAGGCACCACAGCTGGTGATTATCCGTTATTGGATAAAGATAAATGGGCTACGCATTTAGGTGATGGACCAGCAACATTCTTTATGCATTCAGGTGTTGTGCTTTCTAAAGATATATTTGATAGAATTGTGGATACAGCAAAAGCAAATGATATTAAACTTCAATTCAAAATGAGAACTGCAGGTGGAACTGATGCGAGAAGGTTAGCTATAACGTTAGATGGTATTCCTTCAGGGATATTGGCGGTTCCATCGAGATATATTCATTCCCCTAACACGATTATTGATATAAATGATTATATAAATGGTTATAAATTATTAGAATTATTAGTTCTTGAAGGGAGGATATTAAAATAA
- a CDS encoding biotin/lipoyl-containing protein has protein sequence MIRKFNVKVNGKSYEVEVEELNTSTETTVQANPTPVKKTETIQRPVAIPAPKPTSKPKPAPTQAAGQKVIKAPLPGVVVDINVAEGNRVEKGQKLLVIEAMKMENEILSDFDGVVEKILVKKGDSIDGDQELIVIS, from the coding sequence ATGATTAGAAAATTCAATGTTAAAGTAAATGGGAAATCTTATGAAGTTGAAGTTGAAGAGCTTAACACTTCAACTGAAACTACTGTTCAAGCTAATCCAACACCTGTCAAAAAAACAGAAACAATACAGAGACCTGTCGCTATTCCTGCACCAAAACCAACTTCAAAACCAAAACCTGCTCCTACTCAAGCAGCAGGTCAAAAAGTAATAAAAGCTCCTTTACCTGGCGTTGTTGTTGATATTAATGTCGCAGAAGGAAACAGAGTTGAAAAAGGACAAAAATTATTAGTAATAGAAGCAATGAAAATGGAAAATGAAATATTAAGTGATTTTGATGGTGTCGTTGAAAAGATCCTTGTAAAAAAAGGTGACAGTATTGATGGCGATCAAGAATTAATTGTAATATCTTAA